Proteins encoded by one window of Anaerosalibacter sp. Marseille-P3206:
- a CDS encoding aminotransferase class I/II-fold pyridoxal phosphate-dependent enzyme: MDIPIFEGLKKYIEEKNISFHTPGHKGKNTLVDWGKYIPQIDLTEVEGLDNLHDPRGIILESQSLAAKTFKAKKTLYSVNGTTGGIHIALAAATNPGEKILIQRNSHSSVYKGAILNRLRIEYIYPNYNKKYNLLTGIKTQDVESILMKDSKISAVVITYPSYYGICSDLEKIAEIVHKYDKILIVDEAHGSHFIFSNRLPKSSLELGADIVVQSTHKTLPSFTQTSMIHCGSHRIDIEKLEEMFNLYQTTSPSYLFMASLDIARAYMDGEGRDRLDEHLRNIEEMVNKLNNINGVFAFTGDEEDETISDFDKTKVPIRLKNIRGTTLESLLRKKYNIQLEMSDYYYGLLLTTLMNSYDELNLFEEAILNLATIEPLEEMVDFDFEMNSPKIEIPLDEAFYKKKEVVGLRESVGRICGNYIIPYPPGIPLIVPGELITSDICEKIEFLRKNNVEIVGLLDYNKEKIVVVK, from the coding sequence ATGGATATTCCTATTTTTGAAGGACTTAAAAAATATATTGAAGAAAAGAATATTTCATTTCATACTCCAGGGCATAAGGGGAAAAATACCCTTGTAGATTGGGGAAAATATATTCCACAAATAGATTTGACAGAAGTAGAAGGTCTTGATAATTTGCATGATCCAAGGGGTATAATTTTAGAAAGTCAAAGTTTAGCAGCTAAGACATTTAAGGCAAAAAAAACCTTGTATTCAGTAAATGGAACTACAGGAGGAATACATATAGCATTGGCTGCAGCTACAAATCCTGGGGAAAAAATTCTCATTCAAAGAAATTCTCATAGTTCTGTTTATAAAGGTGCTATTCTAAATAGACTTCGAATTGAATATATTTATCCTAATTATAATAAAAAATATAATTTACTAACAGGAATTAAGACTCAAGATGTAGAATCTATACTTATGAAGGATTCAAAAATAAGTGCTGTAGTGATTACTTATCCTTCTTACTATGGTATATGTAGTGATTTAGAAAAGATTGCAGAAATAGTTCACAAATACGACAAAATACTCATAGTAGATGAGGCACATGGGAGTCATTTTATATTTTCCAATAGATTGCCAAAATCCAGTTTAGAATTAGGCGCAGATATAGTAGTTCAAAGTACTCACAAGACATTACCTAGTTTTACTCAAACATCTATGATTCATTGTGGTTCCCATAGAATTGACATAGAAAAATTAGAAGAGATGTTTAATCTCTATCAGACTACAAGTCCTTCCTATCTGTTTATGGCATCACTTGATATAGCTAGGGCATATATGGATGGAGAAGGAAGAGATAGACTAGATGAACATTTAAGGAATATAGAAGAGATGGTTAACAAATTAAATAACATAAATGGGGTTTTTGCCTTTACAGGGGATGAAGAAGATGAAACCATCAGTGATTTTGATAAAACTAAGGTTCCTATAAGACTTAAAAATATTAGAGGAACTACTTTGGAATCCTTATTGAGGAAAAAGTATAATATACAGCTTGAAATGTCAGATTATTATTATGGATTATTATTAACTACCCTTATGAATAGCTATGATGAATTGAATTTATTTGAAGAAGCTATTCTGAACTTAGCAACAATTGAACCTTTGGAAGAAATGGTTGATTTTGATTTTGAAATGAACAGTCCTAAGATTGAAATTCCTTTAGATGAAGCATTTTATAAGAAGAAGGAAGTTGTAGGGCTAAGGGAGAGCGTTGGAAGAATATGCGGAAACTATATCATACCATATCCTCCAGGAATTCCACTTATAGTTCCAGGAGAGTTAATTACCAGTGATATTTGTGAGAAGATAGAGTTCTTAAGGAAAAATAATGTGGAAATAGTTGGCTTACTAGATTATAATAAAGAAAAGATAGTGGTTGTAAAATAG
- the tmk gene encoding dTMP kinase produces the protein MSGIFITLEGPDGSGKSTVVEQLSQYLKNSNIEYIFTREPGGTEIGEDIRDIILDNNNTNMSPRTEALLYAASRSQHVHEKIKPALQAGKVVLCERFVLSSLVYQGIGRGLGIVDVKNINDFGIEGVKPDLTLFFDIDPSVSLNRKMVGQDIDRLEMEGINFHKEVYNGYLDLINKYPENVVLIDASKSKEEVFKQVKSEVERILKERGLVK, from the coding sequence ATGAGTGGAATATTCATAACATTAGAGGGACCAGATGGCTCTGGAAAGAGTACTGTTGTTGAACAACTCTCTCAATATTTAAAGAATAGCAATATTGAATATATATTTACTAGAGAACCTGGAGGAACTGAGATAGGAGAAGATATACGAGATATTATACTTGATAATAATAATACCAACATGTCTCCTAGAACAGAAGCACTTCTCTATGCAGCTTCAAGAAGTCAACATGTTCATGAAAAGATAAAACCAGCATTACAAGCTGGAAAGGTGGTTCTCTGTGAGAGATTTGTACTTTCAAGCCTTGTGTATCAGGGAATTGGAAGAGGATTAGGAATTGTAGATGTAAAGAATATAAATGATTTTGGTATAGAAGGTGTGAAACCAGATCTTACTCTATTTTTTGATATTGATCCAAGCGTATCTTTGAATAGAAAAATGGTAGGACAAGATATTGATAGATTAGAAATGGAAGGAATTAATTTTCATAAAGAAGTTTATAATGGGTATTTAGATCTTATAAATAAGTATCCTGAAAATGTAGTGCTAATTGATGCATCAAAATCTAAAGAAGAAGTTTTCAAACAAGTAAAATCAGAAGTGGAAAGAATACTTAAAGAAAGGGGTTTGGTAAAATGA
- a CDS encoding cyclic-di-AMP receptor, which translates to MKLIVAIVQDQDAPTLIDELTEKEYRITKLASTGGFLKSGNTTLLIGVEDEKVEEVIDIVESTCKTREITTSLLTVSMPGDTYIPYPLEVKVGGATIFILDVEKYVRL; encoded by the coding sequence ATGAAACTTATAGTTGCTATTGTTCAAGACCAAGATGCTCCAACTCTAATAGATGAACTTACAGAAAAGGAATACAGAATTACAAAGCTTGCTAGTACAGGAGGATTTTTAAAATCTGGCAATACTACACTTTTAATAGGTGTGGAGGATGAAAAAGTAGAAGAAGTAATAGATATTGTTGAATCAACTTGTAAGACTAGGGAGATTACAACTTCATTGTTAACTGTATCAATGCCAGGAGATACTTATATACCTTATCCACTGGAAGTGAAAGTAGGAGGAGCAACCATATTTATTCTAGATGTAGAGAAATATGTGAGGCTTTAA